The DNA region GAAGAGCAAATGTTTTAACATCCGAACTTATAATAAACGACAGGTGGAGAAAAGCATGTCCGGATTTTGGGGTTATCTCTATGGTGCAGCCTTCAAACCGCGTAGCACATTTGATCGTCTACTTAAAGACCCCCGACGGCTTGTCCATGGCTTCAAAGCCGTTTTGTTAATCAGCGCTCTCTACACGCTGACAGTTGTGGGCTTGGCCATCACCCATGCTGTGCCTGTGGTTCCTCCATGGGTAGCAATCCCTGCGGAGGATTATTATTTCTGGGAGATATTTTTCACCCTGCCCGTGTTTGTGATGGCATGGATTTTGGCGGCAGGACTAGTGCAGTTATGTGGAAGAGTGTTCAATGGAGAAGGCACATTTGAGGATACTCTTGCAGTTCTGGGGTTTGTCCTGACGGTTCCAATGTTTGTCACTTGGATTCCCGAGACTGTGATGACACTCCTATTTCTCGCAGGTGCGATAACCCAGCGGGAATTATTGGAGATGACCTCAAAACCAGGTGCCCTGCGGGTTTTTGCCAGTACTTACCAGCTCGTGGCACTGGTGTGGTATCTCATCCTAACAACCGTCGCCGTAGGTGTGGTTCAGAAGCTGCGCTTGCGACAAGCGGCGGTTGTGGCCGTATTAACCGTGCTAACTGTCGGGTTCATAATGCTTATTTTCATCCGGTGAAGAGTTCTCCCGTAAAGTTGTTCCAAAGCAAAAGCTTTATATACATGTTAACTATACCTAACATTGTGTTAGAAATATTTAACATCAGGAGGTATGGAAGTGAAGTGGGATAAGAAATGGGCATCGACAATCACGGCGAGCTTGATAGCCTTCTTCATATTATGGTGGAGAGCTGAATGGAGTCGAGATGGCGCTTTGCTTGCGGTTATATTTGCAATAATTGTTGCAAATCTCTTTTTTGTCGGATGGAAGGCTTGGGAGACCAAGAAGGAGAAGGAAGAGGGCTTTCCACCTAAGGATGAGATGACGCTGTACATCGAAGGTAGAGCCGCTTACTACGCCTTGAGGAGTGGACTTTGGTTCATGCTGGCGTTACTTTGGTATACGTGGTTTATTCATGTCTTTAACCTATCACTGCCAGAGCCCAACACATTTGAAGCCCTCATAATGTCTACACTCTTCATGTCACTGCTCTTCCTTGGGCTTAAGTGGAACTTTGGTAGGACCGGGAACATAAGGTGAGCGCGATGAAAACGAGGATTAAAGAGTTCCGCGCGCGCTATAACCTCACGCAGGCGGAGCTTGCAAAGATGGTGGGTGTGAGGAGGGAAACAATAGTTTTCCTTGAGAAGGGGAAGTACAACCCATCGCTCAAACTGGCTTATAAAATAGCAAAAGTCCTAAACACGACGATAGAGGAGCTCTTTATATTCGATGAGGAGAAGCTGTAGAGCACTCTACTTTTTTCTTCCCACGAGCAGCAGGCACCTTGGGAGACCTTCCAAATTCGCAACCTCCCACCACTCCCGCTCATCGCCAAACTCATGGAGCGCTATTAGCTCACAGCCACCTTTTAGCATCGCCATAACAAAGTCCTCAACCGTCCAGTGGAACTCGTAGCTTGGGAGAACCTCCTTAGAAGTGTTAAATTGGTATTTGTGTGGCCCTCTATCGAAGTAGGGAAACTCCATCTCTAGCTTATCGCTTTCCTTCCAAATCCTCCTGAATGGGTGGTACTCGTTCACGATGAAGAGACCGCC from Palaeococcus pacificus DY20341 includes:
- a CDS encoding Yip1 family protein encodes the protein MEKSMSGFWGYLYGAAFKPRSTFDRLLKDPRRLVHGFKAVLLISALYTLTVVGLAITHAVPVVPPWVAIPAEDYYFWEIFFTLPVFVMAWILAAGLVQLCGRVFNGEGTFEDTLAVLGFVLTVPMFVTWIPETVMTLLFLAGAITQRELLEMTSKPGALRVFASTYQLVALVWYLILTTVAVGVVQKLRLRQAAVVAVLTVLTVGFIMLIFIR
- a CDS encoding helix-turn-helix transcriptional regulator — protein: MKTRIKEFRARYNLTQAELAKMVGVRRETIVFLEKGKYNPSLKLAYKIAKVLNTTIEELFIFDEEKL